A single genomic interval of Vicia villosa cultivar HV-30 ecotype Madison, WI unplaced genomic scaffold, Vvil1.0 ctg.000371F_1_1, whole genome shotgun sequence harbors:
- the LOC131627604 gene encoding uncharacterized protein LOC131627604, whose amino-acid sequence MTQCKIIFHHGGEFVRDNFVFYRGGDVSTLHGQDPDTWSFYEAMNVVLQLGFDGGRIRMWRKIEGIDENFFHLTDDLHVTEITKHCIQHNVEGHIWLEHFVGDNTKWAEKPNIVDVGEVSEDDDSPGVRFGDSEEERVNDDNEGFVTVEVERPNDGNRVEVAGKKLRYKLRANKDASTLRSPKKIKLRVPSRVIRDKPSSSKAVEHDVDYESEELGSSDPDVSDNEKMPKYEKFRGDLLNKDYKFKLGMEFNSLVEFKDAIREWSVLNGREIRFVKNESTRVRVECRGKCGFTALCSKVGDKHTFQLKTWVGTHTCSRVLNNKSANSKWVSKVVVEKRHQSGKVKVSDLMAELRSKYSVGISKGRAWRAKHMAEKIIEGDCSKQYSMLYNYAAELKKQNDGNTVKISVERPVPTLPPRFGSFYFCFDGCKKGFLHGCRPFIGVDGCHLKTQYGGQLLIAVARDPNDQYFPLAFGVVETETKESWRWFLQLLMEDIGQQRRYVFISDQQKGLVAVFEEMFESIEHRVCLRHLYANFKKKFGGGSAIRDLMMGAAKATYLQAWQKKMQELRQLDPKAWEWLVGVPTKLWCKHAFSYYPKCDVLMNNLSESFNSTILQARDKPIITMCEWIRNYLMNRVAVSLTKLDKWKHKIMPMPRKRMDKEIVMSGNWIPTWCQDLIWQVNHTFDGHQFIVDLGKKTCTCCFWELVGIPCRHAIAAMSYQKLDPESFVDDCYSRETYTKCYSYSVSPTNGMDMWPTVDNEDMLPPSYKKGPGRPRKLRIREHDENGSRMRRPGVNYRCTRCDSIGHNSRKCKAEVQNPAALKRKRKAPRKSASSSNVGDTETVEDYFEGEIDATIEAMVASVEADLATQASQIVNPSPINKSPSKNKTKNKKVGSKKK is encoded by the exons ATGACGCAGTGCAAAATAATCTTTCACCATGGTGGTGAGTTCGTGCGTGATAACTTCGTCTTCTACAGAGGAGGAGATGTATCGACTCTTCATGGGCAAGATCCAGATACCTGGTCATTCTACGAAGCAATGAATGTGGTTCTCCAACTTGGCTTTGATGGAGGTCGAATCAGAATGTGGAGGAAAATAGAAGGTATTGATGAAAACTTTTTTCACTTGACTGATGATCTTCATGTTACAGAAATTACAAAGCATTGTATCCAGCACAATGTTGAGGGGCATATTTGGCTAGAACATTTTGTTGGAGACAACACAAAGTGGGCTGAGAAACCAAATATAGTTGATGTTGGTGAAGTGAGTGAAGATGATGACTCTCCAGGGGTAAGGTTTGGGGACAGCGAGGAAGAAAGAGTAAATGATGACAATGAAGGATTTGTGACTGTGGAGGTTGAAAGACCAAATGATGGTAATAGGGTTGAAGTGGCAGGTAAGAAGCTTAGGTACAAGTTAAGAGCTAACAAGGATGCATCAACTTTAAGGTCTCCCAAAAAAATAAAGTTGCGTGTTCCTTCAAGGGTGATTCGGGACAAACCTAGTTCATCAAAGGCTGTAGAGCATGATGTTGATTATGAGAGTGAAGAGCTTGGTAGTTCTGATCCAGATGTTAGTGACAATGAGAAGATGCCCAAGTATGAGAAGTTTAGAGGAGACTTACTCAACAAAGACTATAAGTTCAAACTAGGTATGGAGTTTAATTCTCTTGTTGAATTTAAAGATGCAATAAGGGAATGGTCTGTTTTAAATGGTAGAGAGATTCggtttgtgaaaaatgaaagcACTAGAGTTAGGGTAGAATGTAGGGGTAAATGTGGATTTACAGCCCTTTGTAGTAAAGTTGGTGACAAACACACTTTTCAATTAAAAACTTGGGTGGGGACCCATACTTGTTCTAGGGTATTAAATAACAAGTCAGCAAATTCTAAGTGGGTGTCTAAAGTTGTGGTAGAGAAGAGGCATCAAAGTGGCAAGGTTAAAGTATCAGATCTGATGGCAGAACTTAGGAGCAAATATTCAGTTGGGATTTCCAAGGGAAGGGCATGGAGAGCTAAACACATGGCTGAAAAAATAATTGAAGGAGATTGTTCTAAGCAATATTCCATGTTATACAATTATGCTGCAGAACTTAAGAAGCAAAATGATGGAAATACTGTAAAGATATCTGTGGAAAGGCCAGTTCCTACACTACCACCAAGGTTTGGTAGTTTCTATTTTTGCTTTGATGGTTGCAAGAAGGGGTTCCTCCATGGATGCAGACCATTTATTGGTGTAGATGGCTGCCATTTGAAGACCCAGTATGGTGGCCAGTTGCTTATTGCTGTGGCTAGAGATCCAAATGATCAATACTTTCCTCTAGCCTTTGGTGTTGTGGAGACAGAGACAAAGGAAAGCTGGAGATGGTTCTTGCAGCTTCTGATGGAAGACATTGGACAACAAAGAAGATATGTTTTCATATCTGACCAACAAAAG GGACTTGTGGCTGTTTTTGAAGAAATGTTTGAGTCTATAGAGCATAGAGTGTGTCTAAGGCATTTGTATGCCAATTTCAAAAAGAAATTTGGGGGAGGCAGTGCAATTAGGGATCTGATGATGGGAGCAGCAAAAGCAACCTATCTACAAGCCTGGCAGAAGAAGATGCAAGAGTTAAGGCAACTTGATCCAAAGGCTTGGGAATGGCTAGTAGGTGTTCCAACCAAACTATGGTGTAAGCATGCATTTAGCTATTATCCAAAATGTGATGTTCTGATGAATAATCTTAGTGAGTCTTTTAATAGTACCATACTGCAGGCTAGGGATAAACCAATTATCACTATGTGTGAATGGATTAGGAATTATCTTATGAATAGGGTTGCTGTTAGTTTGACTAAGTTAGATAAGTGGAAACATAAGATTATGCCTATGCCTAGGAAAAGAATGGACAAAGAAATTGTAATGAGTGGTAATTGGATTCCTACTTGGTGCCAAGACTTGATATGGCAGGTTAACCACACATTTGATGGGCACCAATTCATTGTGGATTTAGGTAAGAAAACATGCACATGTTGTTTTTGGGAACTTGTGGGCATTCCATGTAGGCATGCCATAGCTGCCATGAGTTATCAAAAGTTGGATCCAGAATCATTTGTGGATGATTGCTATAGTAGGGAAACATACACTAAATGTTACTCATATAGTGTGAGTCCCACTAATGGCATGGATATGTGGCCTACTGTTGATAATGAGGATATGCTTCCACCTTCATACAAGAAAGGTCCAGGTAGACCCAGAAAACTTAGGATTAGAGAGCATGATGAAAATGGATCTAGAATGAGAAGGCCAGGTGTTAATTATAGGTGCACCAGATGTGACAGCATTGGACATAACTCCAGGAAATGTAAAGCTGAAGTTCAGAATCCTGCAGCTTTAAAGAGAAAG AGAAAGGCACCAAGGAAATCTGCTTCATCAAGCAATGTGGGTGACACAGAGACAGTAGAGGATTACTTTGAGGGGGAAATTGATGCAACAATTGAAGCAATGGTGGCATCAGTTGAAGCTGACTTAGCAACTCAAGCATCACAGATAGTGAATCCAAGTCCTATCAACAAGTCTCCATCCAAGAACAAGACAAAGAACAAGAAAGTTGGCTCTAAGAAGAAATGA
- the LOC131627600 gene encoding uncharacterized protein LOC131627600, giving the protein MRSHKKLTWTCHVGISYYLRVCTQRFLHLQHQPAYELQRMSRSASSEINSCGRKAPICGHHQPMRMFVSKSKSNPGRKYWKCRNWGKNDDCNGFQWDDEIDSEIVEGGSLAESEQLLEVMTNLGAEFGKNFVQEVGMSMNKMKIEKLKMKAAKDQKIINALTCTLIVSWLFFVFLFSSK; this is encoded by the exons ATGAGATCCCATAAAAAGCTGACATGGACTTGCCACGTTGGCATATCTTATTATTTGAG GGTTTGTACGCAGCGCTTCCTCCATCTACAACATCAACCTGCATACGAGCTTCAAAGAATGTCTCGAAGCGCAAGTTCAGAGATTAATAGCTGTGGGAGGAAAGCTCCAATCTGCGGGCACCATCAACCTATGCGAATGTTTGTGTCGAAATCGAAGTCAAACCCAGGAAGAAAATATTGGAAGTGTAGAAATTGGGGG AAGAATGATGATTGCAATGGGTTTCAATGGGACGATGAAATTGATAGTGAAATAGTTGAAGGTGGCTCTTTAGCTGAAAGTGAACAACTGTTAGAGGTTATGACGAATTTGGGTGCAGAATTTGGGAAGAATTTTGTACAGGAGGTTGGGATGTCAATGAACAAGATGAagattgagaaattgaaaatgaagGCTGCAAAAGATCAGAAGATTATTAATGCCCTCACCTGCACTCTTATTGTATCttggttgttttttgtttttctgtttagTAGTAAGTAG